The following are from one region of the Channa argus isolate prfri chromosome 6, Channa argus male v1.0, whole genome shotgun sequence genome:
- the LOC137129247 gene encoding odorant receptor 131-2-like, with amino-acid sequence MAANNSLVSGDFLLQKKYLIIAQVLTMIFLCINLLLIMTFFKKRCFHGTARYILFAVTLLSDSLLLFLSDIMLILVNHNITIHVWLCIIISVPVVLYTTVTPVTLIAMTLERYVAICMPLRHGELCSTRRTVYCILIIHGLSSVPSIVIFCTFFASASLSFYKQHLLCAAEIFSFNTWQNRLRTAIYQIQCLIMFIIIVFSYIKILKVAKAASGEGKNLSAKGLKTVVLHGFQLILCLTQLWCPFIEATITDADLFENVRYFNYLMFYLAPKCLSPLIYGLRDESFFNALKKSCGIKEI; translated from the coding sequence ATGGCTGCTAACAACTCACTGGTTAGCGGTGATTTCTTGCTGCAAAAGAAATACCTCATTATTGCCCAAGTCCTGACAATGATTTTTCTTTGCATAAATTTGTTGCTGATTatgaccttttttaaaaagaggtgCTTTCATGGAACCGCACGTTACATTCTGTTTGCTGTTACATTACTGTCAGATAGCTTGTTGTTATTCCTGTCGGATATTATGTTAATCTTGGTCAATCACAATATCACCATCCATGTGTGGTTATGTATCATTATCTCTGTTCCTGTAGTTCTCTATACTACAGTCACACCAGTTACTCTGATTGCAATGACCCTGGAGCGCTATGTGGCCATTTGCATGCCCCTGCGTCATGGAGAGCTGTGCTCCACTCGCAGGACTGTGTATTGTATCCTCATCATTCATGGCCTCAGCTCGGTGCCTAGCATTGTTATCTTCTGTACCTTCTTTGCATCAGCCTCTCTTAGCTTTTACAAACAACATCTTCTATGTGCAGCGGagatatttagttttaatacaTGGCAGAATCGTCTTAGGACAGCAATTTATCAAATCCAGTGCCTCATCATGTTTATCATTATTGTTTTCTCATACATTAAAATACTTAAAGTGGCCAAAGCTGCATCAGGAGAGGGCAAAAATCTATCAGCAAAAGGGCTCAAAACTGTTGTTCTTCATGGTTTTCAGCTGATCCTTTGTCTCACACAACTGTGGTGTCCGTTCATAGAAGCTACTATAACTGATGctgatttatttgaaaatgtcaggTACTTTAACTACCTGATGTTTTATCTTGCACCAAAATGTCTGAGTCCTCTCATTTATGGCCTCAGAGatgaatctttttttaatgcactgaaAAAGTCTTGCGGCATAAAAGAAATTTGA